From a single Candidatus Methylacidiphilales bacterium genomic region:
- the ccsA gene encoding cytochrome c biogenesis protein CcsA, with amino-acid sequence MGHPQMGKRGWLDKGRGTITLLAMMRGFFFVCFVLPVISLVPVHGAVDVSAFGLLAIQDGDRIKPVDTFAEESLIRISGRAEVKAGGRTWGADEWALSMLLDTHSWADEPLILVAHRPLVEKLGLDPKQKRFSFKQLAAVTRLQDLLREAHALRREEKTLSRELLEAENVAARLTVFTRIADGSAFLLVPSAEGAPNWLTPPEASPAYGPEKFASTLKHLQAVGTHYLAGEPFPFTLNANQLRLAIRALRPEVYPSEMTLKTEVFYNRAKLFEHATWIYLLAFFLLLAGRAFKPALRVGCGLAVAGVLLQTAGIVLRCVIAGRPPVTNMYESVIWVAWGAVAFGLVFALRYRTALYLLAALPAAALCLLIVHQIPLAMPARLDPLVPVLRSNFWLTVHVLTITLSYAAFLLAMAFGHIVLFRVIRRPAETHADSEVHFWLYRVLQMGVLLLAVGTILGGVWANYSWGRFWGWDPKETWALIALLAYIFALHGRLAGWWGKFGLAVASVACFLAVIMAWYGVNFVLGVGLHSYGFGLGGEEYVVAFVLADAAFVAAAIWRHRGIKDLSVTEAGV; translated from the coding sequence ATGGGCCATCCCCAAATGGGGAAACGGGGCTGGCTCGACAAAGGCCGGGGCACGATTACCTTGCTTGCCATGATGCGTGGATTCTTTTTTGTTTGCTTCGTATTGCCTGTCATCAGCCTGGTTCCGGTGCACGGGGCGGTGGATGTTTCCGCCTTCGGTCTCCTGGCCATCCAGGATGGGGACCGGATCAAACCGGTGGACACATTCGCCGAAGAAAGTCTGATCCGCATCAGCGGCCGGGCGGAGGTGAAAGCGGGTGGGCGAACCTGGGGGGCGGATGAATGGGCTTTGTCCATGCTGCTCGACACCCACTCATGGGCGGATGAACCGCTGATTTTGGTGGCCCACCGCCCGCTGGTCGAGAAGCTGGGGTTGGACCCGAAGCAGAAACGATTTTCCTTCAAGCAACTGGCGGCGGTGACCCGTTTGCAGGATCTGTTGCGTGAGGCGCATGCCCTCCGGAGGGAAGAGAAGACGCTCAGCCGGGAATTGCTCGAGGCGGAGAATGTGGCGGCGCGATTGACGGTCTTTACCCGCATCGCCGATGGCTCCGCTTTCCTGTTGGTCCCCTCCGCCGAGGGCGCGCCCAACTGGTTGACCCCGCCGGAAGCGAGTCCGGCCTATGGTCCGGAAAAGTTTGCCAGCACGCTGAAGCACCTCCAGGCGGTGGGGACCCATTATTTGGCGGGTGAACCGTTCCCTTTCACCCTCAACGCCAACCAACTCCGGTTGGCCATCCGGGCCCTGCGGCCGGAAGTCTATCCGTCGGAAATGACGTTGAAGACCGAGGTTTTCTACAACCGGGCAAAGCTGTTCGAGCACGCCACTTGGATATACCTGCTGGCCTTTTTCCTGCTTCTGGCCGGGCGCGCGTTCAAGCCCGCACTCCGCGTGGGCTGTGGTCTGGCGGTGGCGGGGGTTTTGCTCCAGACGGCGGGGATCGTGCTGAGGTGCGTCATTGCCGGACGCCCCCCGGTGACCAACATGTATGAGTCGGTCATCTGGGTGGCCTGGGGTGCGGTGGCCTTCGGCCTGGTCTTCGCCCTGCGCTACCGCACCGCGCTCTACCTGCTGGCGGCGCTGCCGGCGGCGGCGCTCTGTCTGCTCATTGTCCACCAGATCCCGCTGGCCATGCCCGCGCGTTTGGACCCCTTGGTGCCGGTGTTGCGGAGCAATTTTTGGCTGACGGTCCATGTCCTCACCATCACTCTGAGCTATGCCGCCTTCCTTCTGGCCATGGCCTTCGGGCATATTGTGCTGTTCCGGGTCATCCGCCGGCCGGCGGAAACCCACGCCGACAGCGAGGTCCATTTCTGGCTTTACCGGGTTTTACAAATGGGTGTGCTTCTACTCGCGGTGGGCACCATCCTTGGTGGAGTGTGGGCCAATTACAGTTGGGGCCGGTTCTGGGGCTGGGATCCCAAGGAGACCTGGGCTCTCATCGCCCTTCTGGCCTACATTTTCGCCCTGCACGGACGTCTGGCCGGATGGTGGGGCAAATTCGGCCTGGCGGTGGCCTCGGTGGCCTGCTTCCTGGCCGTCATCATGGCTTGGTACGGGGTCAATTTCGTTCTGGGTGTCGGCCTGCACAGTTATGGGTTCGGTCTGGGGGGCGAGGAATACGTGGTCGCTTTCGTGCTGGCCGATGCGGCCTTCGTGGCCGCGGCCATTTGGCGGCACCGGGGTATCAAGGACTTGTCGGTCACTGAGGCTGGTGTCTAG
- a CDS encoding NlpC/P60 family protein, with protein sequence MKIHPSMACALFLAGSVCGLQAQLRPEQHKCLVDTVRWLGSEGVGYGEAWRLPDRPGTWVMDCSNTTRYLYARVLGIDLPRTASDQYWTLSQQGRITDAPVRTDGSIDTTALLGQLRSGDLLFWEWTYNIKRTPPVSHVMIYLGRTADGTPKMAGSSSASLGETFKRGGVDVYDFDPNASMGGVKDMFGGYKRRARFVGFGRPLQQVQPGPETAGSASIERPQG encoded by the coding sequence ATGAAAATCCACCCAAGCATGGCTTGTGCTCTGTTCCTGGCGGGCAGTGTCTGTGGACTCCAGGCCCAGCTCCGGCCGGAGCAGCACAAATGCCTGGTGGACACGGTGCGTTGGTTGGGCAGCGAAGGCGTGGGTTACGGCGAGGCCTGGCGTCTGCCGGACCGGCCCGGCACCTGGGTGATGGATTGTTCCAATACCACGCGTTATCTCTATGCCCGGGTTCTGGGCATCGATTTGCCGCGGACGGCGTCCGATCAGTATTGGACCCTGAGCCAGCAGGGGCGGATCACCGATGCCCCGGTCCGGACAGACGGGTCGATCGATACCACCGCCCTTTTGGGTCAACTGCGTTCGGGGGACCTGCTCTTTTGGGAATGGACCTACAACATCAAGCGCACACCTCCGGTCAGCCATGTCATGATCTACCTCGGGCGAACGGCGGACGGCACCCCGAAGATGGCGGGTTCATCCTCGGCCAGCCTGGGGGAAACGTTCAAGAGGGGCGGAGTGGATGTTTATGACTTCGACCCCAATGCCTCGATGGGTGGCGTCAAGGATATGTTCGGTGGCTACAAACGCCGGGCCCGCTTCGTCGGGTTTGGACGTCCCTTGCAACAGGTCCAGCCCGGGCCGGAAACAGCCGGATCGGCCTCCATCGAAAGGCCGCAGGGCTGA
- a CDS encoding Gfo/Idh/MocA family oxidoreductase, with amino-acid sequence MIKLAIIGTGGMAHHHAQSFQKIKGVTLAAACDIDAQRALDFSDKYGIPHTFNDPYELIRHADVDAISNVTSDAFHAPISLAALKAGKHVLCEKPLAVDYPEARKMVAAAKKARRINMVQFSYRSSAAWLKAQELVRTGRLGAITHFEASYLQSWLSANMWGDWKTHDGWLWRLDYSKGSKGVLGDVGVHIVDFATSVAGDIARLNCRLKTFETLKGKTRGRYRLDANDSAVIHCELANGALGVIHTSRWATGFTNRVFLRVHGTKGALEIDLSKSYTELSVCLGQDRHEAAWKTLQCKPAPDMFQRFIKAIRTGKQDQPDFTRGADVQKVLDACFTSDRTGKTVRV; translated from the coding sequence ATGATCAAACTGGCCATCATCGGCACGGGCGGCATGGCCCACCACCACGCGCAAAGCTTCCAGAAAATCAAAGGCGTCACCCTCGCAGCCGCCTGCGACATCGATGCGCAGCGCGCCCTCGATTTCTCGGATAAATACGGCATCCCCCACACCTTCAACGATCCGTACGAACTCATCCGCCACGCGGACGTCGATGCCATCTCCAACGTCACCTCCGACGCCTTCCATGCGCCGATTTCCCTCGCCGCCCTCAAAGCCGGCAAACACGTCCTGTGCGAGAAACCCCTCGCCGTCGATTATCCCGAGGCCCGTAAAATGGTCGCGGCCGCCAAGAAAGCCCGCCGCATCAACATGGTCCAGTTTTCCTACCGCAGCTCCGCCGCCTGGCTGAAGGCCCAGGAACTGGTCCGCACGGGCAGGCTCGGTGCCATCACCCACTTCGAGGCCTCCTACCTCCAAAGCTGGCTCAGTGCCAACATGTGGGGCGATTGGAAGACCCACGACGGCTGGCTCTGGCGGCTCGATTACTCCAAGGGCAGCAAGGGCGTGCTCGGCGACGTCGGTGTCCACATCGTCGACTTCGCCACCAGCGTCGCGGGCGATATCGCCCGGCTCAATTGCCGTTTGAAAACCTTCGAAACCCTCAAGGGAAAGACCCGCGGCCGTTACCGGCTCGACGCCAACGATTCCGCCGTCATCCACTGTGAGTTGGCCAACGGAGCCCTCGGCGTCATCCACACCAGCCGCTGGGCCACCGGATTCACCAACCGCGTCTTCCTCCGCGTCCATGGAACCAAGGGCGCGCTCGAAATCGATCTCTCCAAAAGCTATACCGAATTGAGCGTCTGCCTCGGCCAAGACCGCCATGAAGCAGCCTGGAAAACCCTCCAGTGCAAGCCTGCTCCCGACATGTTCCAACGCTTCATCAAAGCCATCCGCACCGGCAAACAGGACCAGCCCGACTTCACCCGCGGTGCCGACGTCCAGAAAGTGCTCGACGCCTGCTTCACCTCCGACCGCACCGGGAAGACCGTGCGTGTCTAG
- a CDS encoding PAS domain S-box protein, which yields MKKSTQRKICQASQPAVGVHSNNGSPVHHFRNEEGFRHFFNHLADPMLLLDETTHRFADANQAALRLLEVSSLEQLQLLEPGDVSPEYQPDGRSSAERAKEIFAQMRDMNTRRFDWVHRSFSGKEFPVEVLLTPLEIGGRQMIAVLWRDISSRLEYRAAAEIRLAALEAAANAIVITDAQGVIIWTNEAFTRLTGYLPEDAHGLTPRMLKSGAQDARLYADMWGTISQGKVWSGELVNRRKDGTLYHEEMTITPLRIRPEGPISHYIAVKNDTTERRRLQQQYLRAQRSETLGTLAGGIAHDLNNILLPVTLAADMLKLRHADPEDQRMLDTISTCARRGADMVRQIVGYARGVEGRRVEVQVRHLMREVEKMIRETFPRGISIDVRIPSRLRVIEADHTQIQQVLMNLCINARDAMPSGGRLGLSARDVEVDPALSAQYPGARTGPYLLLEVEDNGEGIRPEIVERIFDPFFTTKEVGKGTGLGLSTVQSIVRSHQGFVTVDSAPGRGTRFSVYLPALREQHEETRDKPEPVMNRGHGELILLVDDETAVCDIVRSILEEHGYRCLVAHDGAEALALYASHRFEIAAVITDLMMPVMDGSQMIQVLRRMNPVVRVICTSGKAGDRHTGPDQAAGGRFLAKPFDAASLLRELRELLRDAPAQA from the coding sequence ATGAAAAAGTCCACCCAACGAAAAATCTGCCAGGCATCGCAGCCGGCCGTGGGCGTTCATTCCAACAACGGATCCCCCGTGCATCATTTCCGGAACGAGGAGGGTTTCCGGCATTTTTTCAATCATCTGGCCGATCCGATGCTGTTGTTGGACGAGACCACCCATCGTTTTGCGGACGCCAACCAGGCCGCATTGCGTCTCTTGGAAGTGTCCAGTCTGGAACAATTGCAACTACTCGAACCTGGCGATGTTTCCCCGGAATACCAACCGGACGGCCGGTCTTCCGCGGAAAGGGCCAAAGAAATCTTTGCCCAGATGCGGGATATGAACACGCGCCGTTTTGATTGGGTGCACCGCAGTTTCAGCGGGAAGGAATTTCCGGTTGAGGTCCTGCTCACTCCGCTGGAAATCGGAGGCCGACAAATGATCGCGGTCCTTTGGCGTGACATATCCTCCAGGTTAGAATATCGGGCTGCCGCCGAGATCCGCCTGGCCGCCTTGGAGGCGGCGGCCAACGCCATCGTCATCACCGATGCCCAAGGAGTCATCATCTGGACCAATGAAGCCTTCACCCGGTTGACGGGCTACCTTCCAGAAGATGCCCACGGCCTGACTCCGCGCATGCTCAAATCGGGCGCCCAAGATGCCCGGCTCTACGCCGATATGTGGGGCACCATCTCGCAGGGCAAGGTTTGGAGCGGGGAATTGGTCAACCGGCGCAAGGACGGCACCCTCTACCACGAGGAAATGACAATCACGCCCCTGCGCATTCGTCCGGAGGGGCCGATCAGCCATTACATCGCTGTCAAAAATGACACCACCGAGCGCCGCCGCCTGCAGCAACAGTACCTCCGCGCCCAGCGCTCGGAAACACTGGGCACCCTGGCTGGCGGCATCGCCCACGATCTGAACAACATCCTCCTCCCGGTCACCCTGGCCGCCGATATGCTGAAACTGCGCCACGCCGACCCGGAGGACCAGCGCATGCTCGACACCATCTCCACCTGCGCCAGGCGCGGTGCCGATATGGTCCGTCAAATCGTCGGCTATGCCCGGGGGGTTGAAGGCCGCCGGGTCGAGGTGCAGGTGCGCCACTTGATGCGCGAAGTGGAAAAAATGATCCGTGAGACCTTCCCCCGGGGCATCTCCATTGATGTGCGCATCCCCAGCCGGCTGCGAGTGATCGAAGCCGACCACACGCAGATCCAGCAGGTGCTGATGAACCTATGCATCAACGCACGGGATGCCATGCCGTCGGGAGGGCGCCTCGGCCTTTCAGCCCGCGACGTCGAGGTGGACCCTGCACTGTCGGCACAATACCCCGGTGCCCGCACGGGCCCATATCTCCTCCTGGAGGTGGAGGACAACGGAGAGGGAATCCGTCCGGAAATCGTGGAGCGGATCTTCGATCCCTTCTTCACCACCAAAGAAGTGGGCAAGGGCACCGGTCTCGGGCTGTCCACCGTGCAAAGCATTGTCCGCAGTCACCAGGGCTTCGTCACGGTCGACAGCGCACCGGGTAGAGGCACCCGATTTTCTGTTTATCTGCCAGCGCTCAGGGAACAGCATGAGGAAACCAGAGACAAACCGGAGCCCGTCATGAACCGCGGCCATGGCGAGCTCATCCTTTTGGTGGATGATGAGACCGCCGTTTGCGACATCGTGAGGAGTATTCTCGAGGAGCACGGTTACCGCTGTCTGGTGGCCCACGACGGTGCGGAGGCCCTGGCGCTCTACGCCTCCCACCGTTTTGAGATCGCCGCCGTCATCACCGACCTGATGATGCCGGTCATGGACGGGTCGCAAATGATCCAGGTCCTGCGACGCATGAATCCCGTCGTACGCGTCATTTGCACCAGCGGAAAGGCGGGCGACCGTCATACGGGGCCGGACCAGGCAGCGGGCGGACGGTTTCTGGCCAAGCCTTTCGATGCCGCCTCCCTCCTGCGCGAACTGCGCGAACTGCTGCGGGATGCGCCCGCGCAGGCCTAG
- a CDS encoding DUF493 family protein has product MPTEDAAWSPFAEKLAAHHTWPCCYVFKCVVPAAQTAAARALLPGNDITARESSGGKYTALTCSFEAQDASVVVALYRSLSSIEGIVLL; this is encoded by the coding sequence ATGCCCACCGAGGATGCCGCCTGGAGCCCGTTTGCCGAAAAACTCGCCGCCCACCATACCTGGCCCTGTTGCTACGTCTTCAAGTGCGTGGTACCGGCCGCCCAAACTGCCGCCGCCCGCGCTTTGCTGCCCGGCAACGACATCACCGCCCGGGAATCGTCCGGCGGCAAATACACCGCCCTGACCTGCTCCTTCGAAGCCCAGGACGCATCCGTTGTGGTCGCCCTCTACCGCAGCCTCTCCTCCATCGAGGGCATCGTTCTCCTTTAA
- a CDS encoding MBL fold metallo-hydrolase: protein MSRPEKPKSLPRWRTRNFITEVLLPSLLTRKAGVRARQSPLFPKLTGNQICLTWIGHASFLIQTAKHNILIDPNWANWLLVIRRLKHAGLPLHDLPNIDLVLVTHAHFDHLHRPTLRRVAERQPVVVPHGVGDLVHNLGFEKVLEMHWWDTLSFDGLDITFTPAKHWGARKILDQHRGYGGFALTWQGRTVYHAGDSAWFDGFTEIGRRLRPEIALLPIGAYENPSSRDHHISPEEAVEAFRELGARTLIPMHFGTYRLSYERHHEPPQRLMLAASQAGILPQLRFLTEGMPAVF from the coding sequence GTGTCGCGGCCCGAAAAGCCAAAATCCCTCCCGCGTTGGCGCACCCGGAATTTCATCACCGAGGTGCTCCTCCCCTCGCTCCTCACCCGCAAGGCCGGGGTGCGCGCCCGCCAATCGCCCCTCTTCCCCAAGCTCACCGGCAACCAGATCTGCCTGACCTGGATCGGCCATGCCTCTTTCCTCATCCAGACGGCCAAGCACAACATCCTCATCGATCCCAACTGGGCCAACTGGCTCCTGGTCATCCGCCGCCTCAAACACGCGGGCCTCCCACTGCACGACCTGCCCAACATCGACCTCGTCCTCGTCACCCACGCCCACTTCGACCACCTCCACCGCCCCACACTCCGCCGGGTCGCGGAACGCCAACCGGTCGTCGTCCCCCACGGCGTGGGTGACCTCGTGCACAACCTCGGCTTCGAAAAAGTCCTGGAAATGCACTGGTGGGACACCCTCTCATTCGACGGGCTCGACATCACCTTCACCCCGGCCAAGCACTGGGGCGCGCGCAAAATCCTCGACCAACACCGCGGCTACGGCGGCTTCGCCCTCACCTGGCAGGGCCGCACGGTCTACCATGCCGGCGACAGCGCCTGGTTCGACGGTTTCACGGAAATCGGGCGCAGACTCCGGCCTGAAATTGCCTTACTTCCGATTGGCGCTTATGAGAATCCCTCCAGCCGCGACCACCACATCAGCCCCGAGGAGGCGGTGGAAGCTTTCCGGGAACTCGGCGCCCGCACGCTCATCCCCATGCATTTCGGCACTTACCGGTTGAGTTACGAACGCCATCACGAACCACCCCAGCGCCTGATGCTGGCCGCATCACAAGCGGGCATCCTCCCCCAACTGCGCTTCCTCACCGAGGGCATGCCCGCCGTATTTTGA
- a CDS encoding 3-oxoacyl-[acyl-carrier-protein] synthase III C-terminal domain-containing protein has protein sequence MYLQALAHAVPPRSFSQRDIWDAVAASPVAAHLKPRSLTLLEKILSGDSGIEKRHLAFDDPGDVFLLDAEGLNRRFEATAPGLATSALNRALEQAGLDASSLDGIIVCTCTGYLCPGLTSFVSEQAGLRSDTWLSDLAGQGCGAAIPALRQAAHFLAAHPDARIATVAVEVCSAAFFLDDDPGVLISACLFGDGAAAAIWTGKPATNSPVCCDHFQTLHLPGEREKLRFDNAGGKLRNLLDRSVPGLAADSVAQLYHQRPMANGDTVLVHTGGKKVLEAIRKVLPDHPLAESEHILRDHGNMSSPSILFVLEEALKRNPRGTFWLTSFGAGFTCHACRIESTP, from the coding sequence ATGTATCTGCAAGCGCTGGCCCATGCAGTCCCTCCCCGTTCGTTCTCCCAACGGGACATCTGGGATGCCGTCGCGGCCTCGCCCGTGGCCGCCCACCTCAAACCCCGCTCCCTCACCCTGCTGGAGAAAATTCTCTCCGGCGACAGCGGGATCGAAAAACGCCACCTGGCTTTCGATGATCCGGGCGACGTCTTCCTGCTCGATGCCGAGGGCCTCAACCGCCGTTTCGAGGCCACCGCCCCGGGCCTGGCCACCTCGGCCCTCAACCGGGCTCTGGAACAGGCGGGCCTCGATGCTTCATCGCTCGACGGGATCATCGTCTGCACCTGCACCGGTTATCTCTGCCCGGGGTTGACCAGTTTTGTCAGCGAACAGGCGGGCCTGCGGAGCGATACCTGGTTGTCCGACCTGGCAGGCCAGGGATGTGGTGCCGCCATCCCCGCCCTCCGCCAGGCCGCCCATTTCCTGGCCGCCCACCCCGATGCCCGCATCGCCACCGTGGCGGTGGAAGTCTGTTCAGCCGCCTTTTTCCTCGATGATGATCCCGGGGTGCTCATCAGCGCCTGTCTCTTTGGTGACGGGGCCGCCGCGGCCATTTGGACGGGAAAACCGGCAACCAACAGCCCTGTTTGCTGTGATCATTTTCAGACCCTCCATTTACCGGGGGAACGGGAAAAACTGCGCTTCGACAACGCCGGGGGAAAACTCCGCAACCTCCTCGACCGCTCGGTACCCGGATTGGCCGCGGATTCCGTGGCCCAACTTTACCACCAGCGCCCGATGGCGAATGGCGATACCGTGCTGGTCCACACCGGCGGGAAAAAGGTCCTCGAAGCCATCCGCAAGGTGTTGCCCGATCATCCGCTCGCGGAAAGCGAACACATCCTGCGGGACCACGGCAACATGAGCAGCCCATCCATCCTGTTTGTCCTGGAAGAGGCCCTGAAGCGGAACCCGAGGGGAACCTTTTGGCTCACATCCTTCGGCGCCGGCTTCACCTGCCACGCCTGCCGGATCGAATCGACTCCCTAA
- a CDS encoding 5-formyltetrahydrofolate cyclo-ligase, translated as MDPRPINDAKARLRTEMRRRLAALEAGACQKESTTIRTLLGERMGSGEWVAFMPLPNEPDIRPLLEARWQAGRSVWLPRVAGDDLVLHEVGGPGDLSTGSFGVAEPSSHLPVWRGGPGVCLVPGLAIDAEGRRLGRGRGYYDRLLARLGPEVESIGVFYSCQQVERVPFEDWDRRLDAAVTGDGWVLRSRH; from the coding sequence ATGGACCCACGCCCGATCAACGACGCCAAAGCCCGTCTGCGCACCGAGATGCGCAGACGATTGGCGGCGCTTGAGGCCGGTGCGTGCCAGAAAGAATCCACCACCATCAGGACCCTGTTGGGAGAACGGATGGGATCGGGCGAGTGGGTGGCCTTCATGCCCTTGCCCAATGAACCGGACATCCGGCCGTTGTTGGAGGCTCGCTGGCAGGCTGGAAGGTCGGTTTGGCTGCCGCGCGTGGCGGGAGACGACTTGGTCTTGCATGAAGTGGGTGGACCGGGGGATTTGTCCACTGGAAGCTTCGGAGTGGCCGAACCGTCGTCGCACCTTCCGGTCTGGCGGGGCGGACCGGGAGTGTGTCTGGTGCCGGGGTTGGCCATCGACGCCGAGGGGAGGCGCTTGGGGCGGGGGCGGGGCTACTACGACCGGCTGCTGGCGCGGCTGGGGCCGGAAGTGGAAAGCATCGGGGTCTTCTACTCCTGCCAGCAGGTGGAACGCGTACCGTTCGAGGACTGGGACCGCCGGCTGGATGCGGCGGTGACCGGTGATGGTTGGGTCCTGCGGTCCCGGCACTAA
- a CDS encoding family 10 glycosylhydrolase: MARAWIAGWLGLLLGGTATAATYLPAPVQPPAVPREFRAAWVATVHNIDWPSRPGLPVEQQKAELLRILDQAAALRLNAIILQVRPSCDALYASPREPWSEFLTGKMGRAPEPFYDPLDFAVTEAHQRGIELHAWFNPYRALTSPEASVSPEHISRTRPDLVRHHGRLLWLDPGEPEVVEFTRETILDVVRRYDIDGVHIDDYFYPYPELRRNPEFDDARTFQNYQNKGGKLNRASWRRDNTDRMVKSLYEAIKSEKPWVKFGISPFGIWKSGVPAGTKAGIDAREDLYADSLHWLRMGWLDYFSPQLYWPIDKPEQSFTKLLAWWRSQNPLHRHVWPGVAADRIGRDRKADEIIRQVLYARQNASPSAGSILWNFKPVLLNKAGVAAQLKDQAFQETALTPACPWLNRKLPAAPHLVVLPRPDGGVSVRWAEGDESESHAHRWVLQVEQSGHWSLHVNPSGQTRLELPEGEVKPSQISVFAVDRYGMAGPPAGLQLQTGDTLAFR; the protein is encoded by the coding sequence ATGGCTCGCGCATGGATTGCCGGATGGCTGGGATTGCTGCTGGGAGGCACCGCCACCGCCGCGACCTACCTTCCCGCCCCGGTCCAGCCCCCGGCCGTGCCGCGTGAATTCCGCGCCGCTTGGGTGGCCACGGTTCACAACATCGACTGGCCCTCCCGACCCGGCCTCCCCGTCGAACAACAGAAGGCCGAACTCCTCCGGATCCTCGACCAGGCCGCCGCCCTCCGGCTCAACGCAATCATCCTCCAGGTCCGCCCCAGTTGCGACGCGCTCTATGCCTCCCCCCGTGAGCCCTGGTCCGAATTTCTCACCGGGAAAATGGGCCGCGCACCCGAACCCTTCTACGACCCCCTGGACTTCGCCGTCACCGAAGCCCACCAACGCGGGATCGAACTCCATGCCTGGTTCAACCCGTACCGCGCCCTGACCTCCCCCGAGGCCTCGGTCAGCCCGGAACACATCAGCCGCACCCGTCCCGACCTCGTCCGCCATCACGGACGCCTCCTCTGGCTCGACCCCGGTGAACCCGAAGTGGTGGAGTTCACCCGCGAAACCATCCTCGACGTCGTCCGCCGCTACGACATCGACGGGGTCCACATCGACGACTACTTCTACCCCTATCCCGAGCTGCGAAGGAACCCGGAATTTGACGACGCCCGGACTTTCCAGAACTATCAAAACAAAGGTGGTAAGCTGAACCGCGCCTCATGGCGGCGCGACAACACCGACCGGATGGTCAAAAGCCTCTACGAGGCCATCAAGTCGGAGAAGCCCTGGGTCAAGTTTGGCATCAGCCCCTTCGGTATCTGGAAGAGCGGTGTTCCGGCCGGGACCAAGGCCGGCATCGACGCCCGCGAGGATCTCTACGCCGACTCCCTCCACTGGCTGCGCATGGGCTGGCTGGATTATTTCTCGCCCCAGCTCTACTGGCCGATCGACAAACCGGAACAGAGCTTCACCAAACTCCTCGCCTGGTGGCGCTCCCAGAACCCCCTCCACCGGCACGTCTGGCCGGGGGTGGCCGCCGACCGGATCGGCCGCGACCGCAAAGCGGACGAAATCATACGCCAGGTACTCTACGCCCGCCAGAATGCCTCGCCTTCCGCTGGAAGTATTTTATGGAACTTCAAACCCGTCCTGCTCAACAAGGCCGGAGTCGCCGCCCAACTGAAAGACCAGGCGTTCCAGGAAACCGCCTTGACCCCCGCCTGCCCCTGGCTCAACCGGAAACTCCCCGCCGCACCGCACCTGGTGGTGCTCCCCCGTCCGGATGGCGGGGTCTCGGTCCGATGGGCCGAGGGTGATGAATCCGAATCCCACGCCCACCGCTGGGTTTTGCAGGTAGAACAATCCGGACACTGGTCGCTCCATGTCAACCCATCCGGCCAGACCAGGCTGGAACTGCCCGAAGGAGAGGTCAAACCCTCGCAAATCAGCGTGTTTGCCGTCGACCGCTACGGCATGGCCGGCCCACCCGCCGGACTGCAACTGCAGACCGGCGACACCCTGGCCTTCCGCTGA